One bacterium genomic window carries:
- a CDS encoding outer membrane beta-barrel protein codes for MKRKTFGMACAAALAVLWYGSAQAQHTPRSTGLVVRGSFWDMNEGPDHIRIIDRPHYHAVEGGGAGGWLTLLSRTSDYWFMEFSLGGISREIASVSRIDGQDTQVMTVVPVLLGMRFYPLPAQNRSNLRPYLAAGGGPYWFADVFVREEYFHDEEVNVDTELKPGGYLGGGLDFMLTSWLGLNFDAKYHFVDFNANSDFSGYECGFGLQFMWGKHRPARRD; via the coding sequence ATGAAACGCAAAACATTCGGCATGGCATGCGCCGCCGCCCTTGCAGTGTTGTGGTATGGTTCAGCACAAGCACAACACACGCCCAGGTCCACCGGCCTGGTGGTGCGCGGCAGCTTTTGGGATATGAACGAAGGTCCGGACCATATTCGCATCATTGACCGGCCGCACTATCACGCCGTGGAAGGTGGCGGCGCCGGCGGCTGGCTGACCTTACTCTCGCGCACCAGCGACTACTGGTTCATGGAATTCAGCCTGGGCGGCATTTCACGCGAGATCGCAAGCGTATCCCGCATTGACGGCCAGGACACGCAGGTGATGACCGTGGTGCCGGTGTTGTTGGGCATGCGCTTCTATCCCTTGCCAGCGCAGAACCGCAGCAATCTGCGGCCTTATCTCGCAGCCGGCGGCGGACCCTACTGGTTTGCCGATGTGTTCGTGCGCGAAGAGTACTTCCACGATGAAGAGGTCAACGTCGACACCGAACTCAAGCCCGGCGGTTATCTCGGCGGCGGCCTGGATTTCATGCTCACGAGCTGGCTCGGCCTGAATTTCGATGCCAAGTATCACTTCGTCGATTTCAACGCCAACTCGGATTTCAGCGGCTATGAGTGCGGCTTCGGTTTGCAGTTCATGTGGGGCAAGCATCGCCCGGCGCGCCGTGACTGA
- a CDS encoding DUF4097 domain-containing protein — protein sequence MKTLTDTRRMLWLLVSLAWLPFSACEIDRVVDAGGQATERETFSFQVEAVNQSRLRVEGINGPVEIVGVPGATTVEIWGERRVTSQSHEDAAAYLRHLEVRVSDSREEVLVKTIQPNDTHGRTLEVVYHLRLPAAWQVQVKNVNGNVRVDSLQQQAKINLANGNVELYEISGTATAALTNGNLVMRGVHGNVSGELINGNILVETRLVPNGVCELSAVNGIISLQIPKATSAELEAKVSNGTINLSGLTLQVAASSPQTLRGRLGAGEGRIALATVNGNILVAGF from the coding sequence ATGAAAACACTTACCGATACGAGACGTATGCTGTGGCTGCTTGTCAGCCTGGCGTGGTTGCCATTCAGCGCATGTGAAATTGACCGCGTGGTGGACGCCGGCGGCCAGGCGACCGAGCGGGAGACTTTCTCTTTTCAAGTCGAGGCCGTGAATCAGAGCCGTCTGCGGGTGGAGGGCATCAATGGGCCGGTCGAGATCGTGGGGGTGCCCGGTGCGACCACGGTCGAGATCTGGGGTGAGCGCCGCGTCACCTCGCAGAGCCACGAAGATGCGGCCGCGTATCTGCGCCATCTCGAGGTGCGGGTGAGTGACAGCCGCGAGGAGGTTCTGGTCAAAACGATCCAGCCGAATGATACGCACGGCCGCACGCTCGAAGTCGTTTATCATCTCCGGCTGCCGGCGGCGTGGCAGGTGCAGGTGAAGAATGTCAACGGCAATGTTCGCGTCGATTCGCTGCAACAGCAGGCGAAAATCAACCTCGCCAATGGCAACGTGGAGCTGTACGAGATCAGCGGCACGGCCACTGCCGCGCTGACCAACGGCAACCTCGTCATGCGCGGCGTGCATGGCAATGTCAGTGGCGAGCTGATCAACGGCAATATCTTGGTGGAAACCAGGCTGGTGCCGAACGGCGTGTGTGAACTGAGCGCGGTGAACGGCATCATCAGTTTGCAGATTCCCAAAGCCACCTCGGCGGAGTTGGAAGCGAAGGTTTCGAACGGCACCATCAATCTTTCCGGATTGACGCTGCAGGTGGCAGCTTCTTCGCCGCAAACCCTGCGCGGCCGGCTGGGCGCCGGCGAAGGCCGGATTGCGCTGGCAACGGTGAACGGCAACATTCTGGTCGCCGGTTTCTGA
- a CDS encoding nuclear transport factor 2 family protein, whose amino-acid sequence MVLQILVFLVIVIGGGMLAKIYFQKAKVTKEDRETWKKNAIAHNKKLDEALAKKDDKAYADFLHPKSSRFQPKLPFRIDGSGEVLKRVKSQMEQTIGATSVIHSSGEVYREVLLVTYNYMTEGKLGEKFVEGSGKVTRVWVYENGWKLVHEHMSEN is encoded by the coding sequence TTGGTTCTGCAGATTCTCGTCTTTCTCGTCATTGTGATCGGCGGCGGCATGTTGGCGAAAATCTACTTTCAAAAGGCCAAGGTGACGAAAGAAGACCGGGAGACATGGAAGAAGAACGCCATCGCCCACAACAAGAAACTGGATGAGGCGCTGGCCAAGAAGGACGACAAGGCCTACGCGGACTTCCTGCATCCCAAGTCTTCACGCTTTCAGCCCAAACTGCCGTTTCGCATCGACGGCTCCGGGGAGGTGCTCAAGCGGGTCAAGAGCCAGATGGAACAGACCATCGGCGCCACCAGCGTCATCCACTCCAGCGGGGAGGTTTACCGCGAAGTTTTGCTGGTGACCTACAACTACATGACCGAGGGAAAATTGGGCGAGAAGTTCGTGGAAGGTTCCGGCAAGGTCACCCGCGTGTGGGTGTATGAGAACGGTTGGAAGCTCGTGCACGAGCACATGAGCGAAAACTGA
- a CDS encoding PBP1A family penicillin-binding protein codes for MQSSSSTLQSKTTWMVFGALFLLVGVPLALLLNDLSHDLPDPSQLESYKPKLGSEVYSSDGKLIKEFFEERRAFMPLSQIPTHLKQALLATEDRNFYNHWGVNTLRLVQALAIDLMYMEKRQGASTIAQQLARLLYLTPEKTITRKIKEIMTAIQIERTYTKDEILEMYLNHVYLGHGAYGVQMAAQRYFGKNVQDLELQEAATLVALVQRPEPLSPIRNPAGCQARRNLVLRNMYNTGLLAAAELQHLTDLPLGVHATLANEYYGTARYFTEHVRQLLWQKYGRDLLTEGFKIYTTLDTRTQYLAERIIQQHLREVQSQVNKNVIRKREHLKLITPTMLDSLGLTLQQFVADSALLNNFLSSQRAVQVAFICIETKTGYVRAMIGGRDFDESKYNRVIQAQRQPGSAFKPFVYATVIDNGYQPTFEVLNQPVVVKQVDGTEWRPQNFDGSIGGFVTLREALARSLNLPTVRLVQQIANPATVVKYAQKMGLTTNIPPYESIALGAGEVIPIEITSAYSAFPNQGVRMEPIFITRVEDKDGNLIEENRPHGSEVLSKETATIMTDMMRGVLDFHAGPGRFGTGVGARSKYGFTRPAGGKSGTTNEYRDTWFIGFTPQLTTGVWVGFDRQDMSFERGTGSSICLPIWAPFMKVAHDTLGLQVEDFNQPPTVYKLEICTISKELANEECPSTTYAIFRAGTEPKTRCHIHHGREKSQQRRRSAHRT; via the coding sequence ATGCAATCTTCTTCAAGTACGCTGCAGTCGAAAACCACCTGGATGGTCTTTGGCGCCTTGTTTCTGCTGGTCGGGGTGCCATTGGCGCTGCTTCTGAATGATCTCAGCCACGACTTGCCGGATCCGAGTCAGCTCGAGAGCTACAAGCCCAAACTCGGTTCGGAAGTCTATTCGAGCGACGGCAAACTCATCAAGGAATTCTTCGAGGAACGGCGGGCATTCATGCCGCTCAGCCAGATTCCCACCCATCTCAAGCAGGCACTGCTCGCGACAGAAGACCGCAATTTCTACAACCATTGGGGCGTGAACACCCTGCGGCTGGTGCAGGCGCTGGCCATCGATCTCATGTACATGGAGAAACGGCAGGGCGCCAGCACGATCGCGCAGCAGCTCGCCCGCCTGCTGTATTTGACGCCGGAGAAAACCATCACCCGCAAGATCAAGGAGATCATGACCGCGATTCAGATCGAGCGGACCTATACCAAAGACGAGATTCTCGAGATGTATTTGAATCACGTCTATCTCGGGCATGGCGCTTACGGCGTGCAAATGGCGGCACAGCGTTATTTCGGCAAAAACGTGCAAGACCTCGAGTTGCAGGAAGCGGCGACACTGGTCGCGCTGGTGCAACGGCCGGAGCCACTCTCACCGATTCGCAACCCGGCCGGCTGCCAGGCGCGGCGCAATCTCGTTTTGCGTAACATGTACAACACCGGCTTGCTTGCCGCCGCCGAGCTGCAGCACCTCACCGACCTGCCGCTGGGCGTGCACGCCACGCTCGCCAACGAATATTACGGCACCGCGCGCTACTTCACCGAGCACGTACGGCAATTGCTCTGGCAGAAATACGGCCGCGACCTCCTCACCGAGGGCTTCAAGATTTACACCACGCTGGACACCCGCACCCAGTATCTGGCCGAACGCATTATCCAGCAGCATTTACGCGAAGTGCAAAGCCAGGTCAACAAGAATGTCATCCGCAAACGCGAACATCTCAAACTCATCACGCCGACAATGCTCGACAGCCTGGGCCTCACGCTGCAGCAATTCGTGGCCGATTCCGCCCTGCTCAACAATTTCCTCAGCAGCCAGCGCGCCGTGCAGGTCGCCTTCATCTGCATCGAAACCAAGACCGGCTACGTGCGGGCCATGATTGGCGGGCGCGATTTCGACGAAAGCAAGTACAACCGCGTTATCCAGGCGCAGCGCCAGCCCGGCTCGGCTTTCAAGCCCTTCGTCTACGCCACGGTGATCGACAACGGCTACCAGCCCACTTTTGAAGTGCTCAATCAGCCGGTGGTGGTCAAACAGGTCGACGGCACCGAATGGCGGCCGCAGAACTTCGACGGCTCGATTGGCGGCTTTGTCACCTTGCGCGAAGCACTGGCGCGCTCACTCAATTTGCCGACGGTGCGGCTGGTGCAGCAGATTGCCAATCCCGCCACGGTGGTGAAATATGCCCAGAAAATGGGGTTGACCACCAACATTCCGCCCTACGAATCGATCGCGCTCGGCGCCGGCGAAGTGATTCCGATCGAAATCACCTCCGCCTACTCCGCTTTTCCCAATCAGGGCGTGCGCATGGAGCCGATTTTCATCACCCGCGTCGAGGACAAGGACGGCAACCTCATCGAAGAAAACCGGCCGCACGGCAGCGAAGTCTTGAGCAAGGAAACCGCCACCATCATGACCGACATGATGCGCGGCGTGTTGGATTTTCATGCCGGCCCCGGGCGCTTCGGCACCGGCGTGGGCGCGCGCAGCAAATACGGCTTCACCCGGCCCGCCGGCGGCAAATCCGGCACCACCAACGAATATCGCGACACCTGGTTCATCGGCTTCACCCCGCAACTCACCACCGGCGTGTGGGTGGGCTTCGACCGTCAGGATATGTCCTTTGAACGCGGCACCGGCTCTTCGATCTGCCTGCCGATTTGGGCGCCCTTCATGAAAGTCGCGCATGACACGCTGGGTTTGCAGGTGGAAGACTTCAACCAGCCGCCGACCGTCTACAAACTGGAAATCTGCACCATTTCCAAAGAGCTTGCCAACGAAGAATGCCCCAGCACGACCTACGCCATCTTCCGCGCAGGCACTGAACCGAAAACGCGCTGCCACATCCATCACGGCCGCGAAAAGAGTCAGCAACGCCGCCGTTCCGCGCACCGCACGTGA